The genomic segment CGAGGCCACCGAACAAGCCCTGCAGGCCGCCAGCGCTGCGCATGACCTGATCCTGACCAGTGGCGGCGTCTCGGTGGGCGAAGAAGACCATGTCAAACCCGCCGTTCAGGCGCTGGGGCGGCTGGACCTGTGGCAGATCGCGATCAAGCCCGGCAAACCCTTCGCCTACGGCCGGGTCGGGCCGGCGCACTTCATCGGGCTGCCCGGCAACCCGGTGTCGAGCTTTCTGACCTTTGCGTTGCTGGTGCGGCCCTTTGTGCTGCGCTTGCAGGGCATGACCGACGTGGCCCCGAAACCCATCGCCGCCAGCGCCCGTTTCGCCTGGCCCAAGGCCGATCAGCGCCGCGAATTCCTGCGCGTGCGCCAGCACCCGATGGGCGGGTTGGAACTGTTTGGCAACCAAAGCTCCGGCGTGCTCAGTTCCGCCGCCTGGGGCGACGGCGTGGTCGACAACCCGGCCGGCCAGACCATTGCACCGGGCGACAGCGTGCAGTTCATTGCGTTTTCGCAACTGCTGTGATGAAGGTCACGCTGCGTTACTTCGCCGCCATCCGCGAGGCCATGGGCCAGGGCAGCGAGTCCGTAGAGACGACGGCGGCCACGCTGGGCGCGCTGCGCGACGAGCTGATCGCCCGTGGCGGCGCCCCGGCCGCCAGCCTGGCCCGCCACCGGGCCGTGCGCATGGCGCTGAACCAGTGTCTGAGCGAGGAAACAGCCCCCCTGATCGACGGGGCCGAGGTCGCGTTCTTTCCACCCGTGACCGGCGGGTGATGGGCGCGGGCGGGCGCAGTCGGGTGCAGGCGGGCGCGGACTGGGCGCGGGCACGCAAAGGGGGCGCCACAGGCGCGGAGGCCGCCTCTGCAGAAAGTTGCCGGGCCAGGCGTACCAGCGCTGCGCCGCCACGATACGGGCGACGCAGCCGGCCACCGCCGGCGCGGTGGACGTGGTCCAACGCACTGCGGGGTGGCACGGTCTTTACTCCTCGATCAAGACGCCTGTCGGGGCACCGGCGGGCCAAAAAAACCCGTCACGCGGCGGATGCGTCCGTCGCGGGCGGATTCAGCCAGCGCTTCAAGGAGCGAGCTTCCATTGGCTGTTGTCGAGCCTGACGATCACGCGGGCGCGTTCGTCCACGCCGTAGAGGCTGCCGGGCTTGAAGTTGTAGACGCCGTGTGTGCCCACCACTTCCTTCGTGCTGACGATGGCGTCGCGCAGCGCCACGCGGAACTCGGGCGTGCCCGGTTGCGCCTTTTTCATTGCGCGCGATGCGGCGTCGGCGAACACCAGCCAGGCGTCGAACGAGTAGGCCGAGAAGGCATCGCTCGTCGGCGCCTGGTGCACCTTCCGGAATGCCGCGCGGAAGCTGGCCGCGATCTTCCTGGTCGGGTGGTCGGGCGGCAACTGCTCGGCCACGATCACCGGGCCGGTCGGCATCAGCGCGTTCTGGCCGGCTGTGCCGACCACGCGCACGAAGTCGGGGTTGATCAGGCCGTGCTGGCCGTACACACCCCCTTTGAAGCCGCGCTCTTGCAGCGCCAGGAACGGCAGCGCGCCCGGCGTGCCGGAGCCGCCGGTCATGACCGCGTCGGGCCGCAGCGCGACGAGCTTGAGCACCTGTCCGGTCACCGACGGGTCGGCGCGCGCATAGCGCTCGTTGCCCACCACCTCGATGCCGGCGCCGGACGCCGCCTTCATCAGCGTGTCGTACACCAGGTCGCCCCAGGCGTCGGAAAAGCCGATGTAGCCCACCGTCCGCACCTTGTTGCGCTTCATGCGTTCGACGACCGCGTCGATCATCAACTGCACCGGCTGCGCCACGGTGACCACCCACGGGTTC from the Verminephrobacter eiseniae EF01-2 genome contains:
- a CDS encoding ABC transporter substrate-binding protein; translated protein: MKQRLMQTWTRGALAAALAAWCVASAQAGDLKVGLSVSLSGPNSSVGVPYAKGMQAALAYQPAVDGRKVQLIVLDDGSDPSSAGRNARKLIEEEKVDLLMGTSGVPAAIAMAQVGKEAKTPMIGLTPILLDPNENPWVVTVAQPVQLMIDAVVERMKRNKVRTVGYIGFSDAWGDLVYDTLMKAASGAGIEVVGNERYARADPSVTGQVLKLVALRPDAVMTGGSGTPGALPFLALQERGFKGGVYGQHGLINPDFVRVVGTAGQNALMPTGPVIVAEQLPPDHPTRKIAASFRAAFRKVHQAPTSDAFSAYSFDAWLVFADAASRAMKKAQPGTPEFRVALRDAIVSTKEVVGTHGVYNFKPGSLYGVDERARVIVRLDNSQWKLAP
- a CDS encoding MoaD/ThiS family protein, whose product is MKVTLRYFAAIREAMGQGSESVETTAATLGALRDELIARGGAPAASLARHRAVRMALNQCLSEETAPLIDGAEVAFFPPVTGG